The DNA window GCGGAGCGCGCTCTCGATGCGGAAGTGATGGACCGTCACAGGACGCGCGATTCGAACATCCCGCGGCGTGGATGTCGACGAAACTCCGAAGCCCCGATGGAGGGTACATGAAGCGCACCAGGCGCACGTGGACGATGAACACGGCAGATCCTGCTGGAGAGCGACTGCTTCGTCAGGCGCTGGTCGAGCCGCGCCGCTTCCATGAGCGCGGAGCGCCCTACGGCCTGCTTCAGTTCTACTTCGAGGGGCGGCTCTCGCTCGAAACGCTCCGCCCTCTCCTGAAAAGCGACGACGTCTTCGTTCAGGCGACGGCTTCATTCATCGCGTCCGAGCTCGGTCATGTTGCCCAGCCGCTGATCGACGACATCATTCCGTTGCTCGGTGCACCGATGGCGCGTGTCGTCTGGGATGCCATGGACAGCCTCACCGTATGCGCTACGGGGGAGCACCTCGCGACGTTCGCGCACGTCGTCGGCATGCTGGCGAGCCGCGACGACACCCTGAGGAAGCACGCCATGTCCCTGGTCTCCAGGGCCGAGCTGCCGCAGATCGAGGCAGCGCTGTGCACCTTCGAAGCGCGGATGCCGCGTGATGACCACCATGAACGTGGCCTCGCCGTGCTGATGGACGCACGGCAAGTCGATGCAGAGAAGATCATCACCCTGATGCGTGACCCCAGCCCGCTGCTCCGACGTTACGGCGCCATTGCTGCAAAGCGGCTCCTACGACAGCTCCCGGAGCTGATCGAACTGGCGGGCACCAGCGACGATCCCGACCTGCGCGATTTCCATGACGCCTCCCGACGAGAACTCGACGCTACTCGAGAGCAGCCAGGGGACTGACCCCCCGACTGCACGCGTCCGGTGGGTCCAGGTCACCGGCTGCACGCGTCCGGTGGGTCCGGGTCACCGGCTGCACGCGTCTGGTGGGTCCAGGTCACCGGCTGCACGCGTCTGGTGGGTCCGGGTCACCGGCTGCACGCGTCTGGTGGGTCCAGGTCACCGGCTGCACGCGTCTGGTGGGTCCAGGTCACCGGCTGCACGCGTCTGGTGGGTCCAGGTCACCGGCTGCACGCGTCTGGTGGGTCCAGGTCACCGGCTGCACGCGTCTGGTGGGTCCAGGTCACCGGCTGCATACGTCCGAAAAGGGGTCGGTTCAGGGATGCGTGTCCAAGGCGGTGGCAGCCTGGTTCAATGGGTGGAATGAGGCCTACCGAGCGGTGAATGGGGCGGACTCAGCGGAAGCGTCGAACGAGGAAAACGTGAAACAACCCACGGATCTTGTTCCGGAAAATGTGAGTACGCTTTCCTGTCTGTTCAAGTTCTGCCGTGGGCATGTAACCTGGCTGTCGTGATGGACCCAGATCGTAGCCGACGTACTCATCTACGGTTAGTGAGCGCCGGTACACGATGTAGCTCAGCAGGGAGATCGGAACGATGAGCCAGCAAACGCAGGATGACGTTCTCCGGATCATGGCCAAGGTGACCGCGCAGGCGCAGGCCGACGCGGAGTTCAAGGCGGAGTACCTCGCGAACCCCACCGAGGTGTTGCGACGTTCGGGGCTCATCATTCCCGACAACGTCACCTTCAAGGTGCAGCCGGCGAACTCCGTGAGCCCGGAGTACCAGGTGGCCTCCGGCGATGTGGTGTACCTCGTCCTTCCGGAGGTGGAGGAGCTGGTGCAGGACGAGTCGATGGCGACCGCCGCTGCCGCGAGCTGCGAGACGACGGCGAGCACCGCTGGCACCGTGTCGACGTGTGCGAGCAGCGCATCGACGGCGTCGTCGAACTCCTGCTCCTGATCGCACCTCGAGGCATGTTGCCCGGCGACCGTGTCGCCACGAGGCCATGTCTCGTTGCTGGACTCCGCGCGCCGTGAGTCTGGTGTCGTGTCCTCACGTCGACGTTCGTCCTCCTGTCCGCCGCGCGTCGAGCGC is part of the Chondromyces crocatus genome and encodes:
- a CDS encoding thiocillin family RiPP, giving the protein MSQQTQDDVLRIMAKVTAQAQADAEFKAEYLANPTEVLRRSGLIIPDNVTFKVQPANSVSPEYQVASGDVVYLVLPEVEELVQDESMATAAAASCETTASTAGTVSTCASSASTASSNSCS